One genomic segment of Actinoplanes ianthinogenes includes these proteins:
- a CDS encoding type IV pilus modification PilV family protein encodes MNRSADDDGFTLIEVIVAIALISIVLTSMTAFFVRGQILGDHYAGRQDAVRLATAALARTDGLGGDGVLTGRDQGGVLAQTVVAGVESYLTDGEQIWDDDAQAGDGATAALPTVPVQVTVNQVAYTESWYVRRCWLATSRSTCNLINATASGKMEFYRIVVAVQWRDRGCPAGRCSYFLATLVSPADDPIFPLPPTAAPSTSATPSASASPSPSVSATPSVSPTPSVSPTPTVSPTPSVSPTPSVSPTSSGGTPAAIWVNHTSGYVNPAAMWVSSAGLTVNGLVHSNSDLRIEGSSLAVSPRIEYVTGQYVSDSSLPAPVAVTATTSPSWVRVVSQYAPGGSAATAAGAGYYAVPASACTSGTWTYAAGSVPATATVVYVPCSVNVTTNVSPLLVATGTITVNSASVTIGNKANPKSTGLVSGSSAVPAIQIAGSYAVVYGNVQALAGGVHLLGSYSTFQCGITADTAQIRGSSITITTDSTC; translated from the coding sequence GTGAACCGGTCCGCTGACGACGACGGATTCACCCTGATCGAGGTGATCGTCGCGATCGCGCTGATCAGCATCGTGCTCACCTCGATGACCGCGTTCTTCGTGCGCGGCCAGATCCTCGGCGACCACTACGCCGGGCGGCAGGACGCCGTCCGGCTGGCCACCGCCGCGCTGGCGCGCACCGACGGCCTCGGCGGCGACGGCGTGCTGACCGGGCGCGACCAGGGCGGTGTCCTAGCCCAGACGGTGGTCGCGGGCGTCGAGTCGTACCTGACCGACGGCGAGCAGATCTGGGACGACGACGCGCAGGCCGGCGACGGCGCCACCGCGGCCCTGCCGACCGTCCCGGTCCAGGTCACCGTGAACCAGGTCGCCTACACCGAGAGCTGGTACGTCCGGCGGTGCTGGCTGGCCACCTCCCGCAGCACCTGCAACCTGATCAACGCCACCGCGAGCGGCAAGATGGAGTTCTACCGGATCGTGGTCGCCGTGCAGTGGCGGGACCGGGGCTGCCCGGCCGGGCGCTGCTCCTACTTCCTGGCCACCCTGGTCAGCCCGGCCGACGACCCGATCTTCCCGCTGCCGCCGACGGCCGCCCCGTCGACCAGCGCGACGCCGTCCGCGTCCGCCTCGCCCAGCCCGTCGGTCTCGGCCACGCCGTCGGTGTCCCCGACCCCGTCCGTCTCGCCGACCCCGACGGTATCCCCCACCCCGTCGGTCTCGCCGACCCCGTCGGTGTCCCCGACCTCGTCGGGCGGCACCCCGGCGGCCATCTGGGTCAACCACACCAGCGGTTACGTCAACCCGGCCGCGATGTGGGTCTCCTCGGCCGGCCTGACCGTCAACGGCCTGGTGCACTCCAACTCCGACCTGCGCATCGAGGGCAGCAGCCTGGCCGTCTCACCCCGGATCGAGTACGTCACCGGCCAGTACGTCAGCGACAGCTCCCTGCCCGCCCCGGTCGCGGTGACCGCCACCACGTCGCCCAGCTGGGTCCGCGTGGTGTCCCAGTACGCGCCCGGCGGGAGCGCCGCCACCGCCGCCGGCGCCGGGTACTACGCCGTCCCGGCCAGCGCCTGCACCTCGGGCACCTGGACGTACGCGGCCGGGTCGGTGCCGGCCACCGCCACCGTGGTCTACGTGCCGTGCTCGGTGAACGTGACCACCAACGTCAGCCCGCTGCTGGTCGCCACCGGCACGATCACCGTCAACTCGGCCAGCGTGACGATCGGCAACAAGGCGAACCCGAAGTCGACCGGCCTGGTCAGCGGCTCCTCCGCGGTGCCGGCCATCCAGATCGCCGGCTCGTACGCGGTCGTCTACGGCAACGTGCAGGCGCTGGCCGGCGGGGTGCACCTGCTCGGCTCGTACAGCACCTTCCAGTGCGGGATCACCGCCGACACCGCGCAGATCCGCGGCTCCTCGATCACCATCACCACGGACAGCACGTGCTGA
- a CDS encoding ATP-binding protein, which translates to MSRRHGRPWRRAAALSALVAVVGCAVSLGVAAVLHRDERAAADVQMDRRTAAVVTAVQAETRRYVDTLRTTAAAIGAQQTLTAAEYATLTAPLHQMRLAGATSITLVVPATDGEVAEVQRTWRDRGVQDLTLQPQGTGQHAFAVLVQVLDNGPSGRAGRPGLDVMQAAAPAAALAESRRSQQVAVSDTYQLLVDRALPAAQRQNSFVLAAPVFQGVGQNFLGWLLFGVRGQDFMGATLRAAGAELTGLLLEADEAGGRAVTVATIRNHPGRPADLERAVAVPVAGSTWTLRLTADRDELPGGRTVLPVAVAGGGACLTLLLTVLVWVLATGRERARAQVEAATGELSAEQAETGRQAVLLRAVLDNISDGVAVVGPDGRFLLDNPAARSILGQAEPPDGGAETWYEHFGLYQADGVTPYPGDRMPLSLALAGENVDHVEMVVRNGAHPDGRVISVAARPIDTVAGRHGAVAVFHDITERKRVETELRGFAGVVAHDLKAPLTLVSAYAELVAEALADLAGGAGAPTLEQARRGTAKVLHGAGRMQRLINELLDYTAARDATLRVERLSLRALVDDVVVTRTDAPDEEPDARPDVFVGPLPEVCADPVLLRQVIDNLVGNAIKYTPPGRAARIDITARTEEDGEVRVRIADRGIGIPDGEHAAVFDSFHRASNGTAHPGTGLGLAICRRIVERHGGHIDAGPNPGGGTIFSFTLPGVAAGIRTENRGSSKDLRTGTTADAGRG; encoded by the coding sequence GATACGTCGACACGCTGCGCACCACCGCCGCGGCGATCGGCGCCCAGCAGACGCTGACCGCCGCCGAGTACGCCACGCTGACCGCCCCGCTGCACCAGATGCGGCTGGCCGGCGCCACCTCGATCACCCTCGTGGTACCGGCCACCGACGGCGAGGTCGCCGAGGTCCAGCGCACCTGGCGGGACCGCGGCGTCCAAGACCTCACGCTGCAACCGCAGGGCACCGGCCAGCACGCGTTTGCGGTTCTGGTCCAGGTGCTGGACAACGGCCCGTCCGGCCGGGCCGGCCGGCCCGGGCTGGACGTGATGCAGGCCGCGGCGCCGGCCGCCGCGCTGGCCGAGTCGCGCCGCAGCCAGCAGGTCGCCGTCTCGGACACCTATCAACTGCTGGTCGACCGGGCGTTGCCGGCCGCGCAGCGGCAGAACTCGTTCGTCCTGGCCGCGCCGGTCTTTCAGGGCGTCGGGCAGAATTTCCTGGGCTGGCTGCTCTTCGGGGTGCGCGGGCAGGACTTCATGGGCGCCACGCTGCGGGCGGCCGGCGCCGAGCTGACCGGCCTGCTGCTGGAGGCCGACGAGGCGGGCGGCCGGGCCGTGACGGTGGCGACCATCCGCAACCATCCGGGCCGGCCGGCGGATCTGGAGCGGGCGGTGGCCGTACCGGTGGCCGGCTCGACCTGGACCCTGCGCCTGACCGCGGACCGCGACGAGCTGCCCGGCGGGCGGACCGTCCTGCCGGTCGCCGTGGCCGGCGGTGGCGCGTGCCTGACCCTGCTGCTCACCGTGCTGGTCTGGGTGCTGGCCACCGGGCGGGAACGCGCGCGGGCCCAGGTCGAGGCGGCGACCGGCGAGCTGAGCGCCGAGCAGGCCGAGACCGGCCGGCAGGCCGTGCTGCTGCGTGCGGTGCTGGACAACATCAGCGACGGCGTGGCCGTGGTCGGCCCGGACGGGCGGTTCCTGCTGGACAACCCGGCGGCCCGCAGCATCCTCGGGCAGGCCGAGCCGCCGGACGGCGGGGCGGAGACCTGGTACGAGCACTTCGGGCTGTACCAGGCGGACGGCGTCACGCCGTACCCCGGGGACCGGATGCCGTTGTCCCTGGCCCTGGCCGGGGAGAACGTGGACCACGTGGAGATGGTGGTCCGCAACGGCGCGCACCCGGACGGGCGGGTGATCAGTGTGGCGGCCCGGCCGATCGACACCGTGGCGGGCCGGCACGGCGCGGTCGCGGTGTTCCACGACATCACCGAGCGCAAGCGGGTGGAGACCGAGCTGCGCGGCTTCGCGGGCGTGGTGGCGCACGACCTGAAGGCGCCGCTGACGCTGGTCAGCGCGTACGCCGAGCTGGTCGCCGAGGCCCTCGCCGACCTGGCCGGCGGGGCCGGCGCGCCGACCCTGGAGCAGGCTCGCCGGGGCACCGCCAAGGTGCTGCACGGCGCCGGCCGGATGCAGCGGCTGATCAACGAGCTGCTGGACTACACCGCGGCCCGGGATGCGACCCTGCGCGTCGAGCGGCTGAGCCTGCGCGCCCTGGTGGACGACGTGGTCGTCACGCGTACCGACGCGCCGGACGAGGAGCCGGACGCCCGGCCGGACGTCTTCGTCGGCCCGCTGCCGGAGGTGTGTGCCGACCCGGTCCTGCTCCGCCAGGTGATCGACAACCTGGTCGGCAACGCGATCAAGTACACCCCGCCGGGGCGGGCCGCGCGGATCGACATCACCGCGCGCACCGAGGAGGACGGCGAGGTCCGGGTGCGGATCGCCGACCGCGGCATCGGCATCCCGGACGGCGAGCACGCGGCCGTCTTCGACAGTTTCCACCGGGCCAGCAACGGCACCGCCCACCCGGGCACCGGCCTCGGCCTGGCCATCTGCCGGCGGATCGTGGAGCGGCACGGCGGGCACATCGACGCCGGACCCAACCCGGGCGGCGGCACGATCTTCTCGTTCACGCTGCCCGGCGTGGCCGCCGGAATCCGTACCGAAAATCGAGGATCGTCGAAAGATCTCCGCACCGGCACGACCGCGGACGCAGGCCGGGGCTGA